A single window of Ovis aries strain OAR_USU_Benz2616 breed Rambouillet chromosome 24, ARS-UI_Ramb_v3.0, whole genome shotgun sequence DNA harbors:
- the WDR90 gene encoding WD repeat-containing protein 90 isoform X2, which translates to MTAEARGRRLLPGGRTAVERKWPESNSALPEERKPGKLGSSPAPGPAPCRGHVSGAVTYLRPCGVRGAVAGLLLLGTRCVPCVRCASAEAGSASCGAMARVWQQPFLNVFRHFKVDEWKRSTKEGDVAAVTDKTLKCTVYRVRGAVSASNYIQLPKTSTQSLGLTGRYLYVLFRPLPAKHFVIHLDVSTEDSQVIRVSFSNLFKEFKSTATWLQFPFICEAGTPREGVAFPGARWTCLQLDLHDILLVYLQRCYSHLKGVRLCASMLVRSLYTSDLCFDPAITVAEARRSKLPVTPIPREMAFPVPKGESWHDRYVHIRFPSGSSHVPSELVQKSGFPPEAGRVPRLLPSPGACSKPARDSRARVIQKHDPTASRWATSMPRPLPEVSVSCERSEVSRVVGPSDCIQEPSAWVEATDEHASGDGLHVSACQPTVEPVAPEDTAPHGPPGGKQSLPEAALGKKRFQQRSFLPDPILRLKGVVGFGGHSTKWALWALDGAAVVYPCHAVVVALRVETREQRLFLGHTDKVSALALDGSSSLLASAQARPHSMLRLWDFQTGSCLALFRSPVHTISSLSFSNNGELLCGVGKDRHGRTTVLVWGMAQLGRGGEAVILAKAHSDADVQAFEIAAFDEARMASCGRGSVRLWRLRGGALRSCAVDLGEHHTLEFTDLAFGPAQNGHTLYVCSRSGHILEIDHQRMAVRHARRLLPLQTPRGPLAPKRTFSSGPGIAINSLSVSRSACAVGSEDGYLRLWPLDFSSVLLEAEHEGPVSSVRVSPGGLRVLSTTSSGHLGFLDIPSQEYRLLVRSHTAPVLALATERSRGQLATVSQDRTVRVWDLATLQQLYDFTSPEEAPRAVAFHPTQPTFFCGFSSGAVRSFSLEAAEVLVEHRCHRGAITGLAASPDGRFLFSACSRGALAQYHSGAPRCRVLRVAANVVCQEACPSSSILAVSEDSCLLAFVGPSKYTVSIVDTASLDELLRVNVSALDLAGSCLDSAVALCFGPSPPSHLLVSTSSNTIAVLDARSGHMVRELSCGNPAACASLALSADGRFLLTAAERAVRLWDYAMQAGLSCQVCATPPPQVYIGHSEPVRAVAFTPDQQQLLSVGDAIFLWDILVPREGWSPGSVQGAPGPPPTCEAGPGAGELEGVAAGARGAPRQVSESPPVLPPQPGLCAGPPEDFDGALFPSDRSRGPEDLHQASGPSVLVQKEAGRAGDGACGVTGGPWDLGRRPHPCGWPSVCSTVGARARRPARPNSYRHFTARYKASSPAQGLSLPPAGDEWLRLKAVVGYNGNGRTNLVWSPDTGFFAYTCGCLVVVEDLHSGAQQHWLGHPEEISTLALSHDAQVLASASGRSGAASRCQIRLWDVPRGSCRQLLSHHDTAVQALAFSLDDRLLITLGDCGDGTLALWSTATCELLSSTRLPEPVHGMAFSPWHTGELACVGQGILTLQLLWGQAGDVSLQAHREPVPEELGGCELSSLCYGAAPLLYCGSNEGQVCVWDTRAGCCFLAWEADEGEIGVLLCSGTWLVSGSNTRRLRLWAVGAVPELRRRGSGARSSSVFLERELTLDGAVVSAVFHDSMDMGVVGTTAGTLWYISWAEGTSTRLISGHRSKVNEVAFSPDESHCATCSDDGSVRVWCVASTELLIQFQVLSQSCLCLAWSPQSCGCPEEQHVAAGYSDGTLRVFSIPRSAVELKMYPHTAALTALAFSADGQTIVSGDKDGLVAVSHLRTGMTFRVLSDHRGAPICTLQSTRKECGDFGAEGTDLWLAASGDQRVSVWASDWLRDHCELVDWLSFPAPSLAEVVLAAPWAQGPRPPPCTVPPQVPSCLPPSLAAFCPWDPALLVCAGLGVSPEVAFYSLRQKQVVEKIPLPFFAVSMSLSPGAHLVAIGFSERMVRLLDCASGTVQDFAGHDDSVQLCRFAPSAQLLFTAAHSEILVWEVTGH; encoded by the exons ATGACCGCAGAGGCCCGGGGGCGGAGGCTTCTGCCCGGTGGCAGGACAGCAGTAGAGAGGAAGTGGCCGGAGAGCAACTCGGCGCTACCGGAAGAAAGGAAGCCGGGGAAACTGGGGTCTAGCCCCgcgccaggccccgccccgtGCCGCGGTCACGTGTCAGGCGCGGTGACGTACCTGCGGCCGTGCGGCGTCAGGGGCGCCGTTGCCGGGCTTCTGTTGCTAGGCACGCGCTGCGTGCCCTGCGTGCGGTGCGCGTCGGCAGAGGCGGGAAGCGCGAGCTGCGGCGCCATGGCGCGAG TGTGGCAGCAGCCGTTCCTCAACGTCTTCAGACACTTCAAGGTGGACGAGTGGAAGCGCTCCACTAAGGAGGGGGACGTGGCCGCCGTGACG GACAAGACGCTCAAGTGCACCGTGTACCGCGTGCGGGGCGCTGTCTCTGCGAGCAACTACATCCAGCTCCCCAAAACCAGCACCCAGTCCCTGGGGCTGACCGGACGGTACCTGTACGTGCTCTTTCGGCCACTGCCTGCCAAGCATTTCGTCATTCACCTGGATGTGTCCACTGAG GACAGCCAGGTCATCCGAGTGTCCTTCTCCAACCTCTTCAAGGAGTTCAAGTCCACAGCTACGTGGCTGCAGTTCCCTTTCATTTGTGAGGCTGGGACACCCAGGGAAG gtgtggccttccctggtgccCGCTGGACCTGCCTGCAGCTTGACCTGCACGACATCCTGCTGGTCTATCTGCAACGCTGCTACAGTCACCTGAAGGGCGTCAGGCTGTGTGCCAGCATGCTGGTCCGGAGCCTCTACACCAGTGACCTGTGCTTCGACCCTG CCATCACTGTTGCTGAAGCCCGGCGGTCAAAACTGCCCGTCACCCCCATACCGCGAGAAATGGCTTTCCCAGTGCCAAAGGGGGAGAGCTGGCACGACCGCTACGTCCACATCCG GTTTCCGAGCGGCAGCTCGCACGTGCCCTCCGAGCTGGTGCAGAAGAGTGGTTTCCCTCCTGAGGCAG GGCGTGTGCCGCGGctgctcccttccccaggggcctGCAGCAAGCCTGCACGGGACAGCAGGGCCCGCGTGATCCAGAAGCATGACCCCACGGCC TCCCGCTGGGCCACCTCCATGCCCAGGCCCCTTCCAGAGGTCAGTGTGTCCTGTGAGCGCTCAGAGGTCTCCCGTGTGGTTGGCCCCAGTGACTGTATCCAGGAGCCCTCAGCCTGGGTGGAGGCCACTGATGAGCATGCATCTGGTGACGGCCTTCATGTGTCTGCCTGTCAGCCAACGGTGGAGCCCGTGGCTCCAGAGGATACAGCTCCGCATGGG CCTCCTGGCGGGAAGCAGAGCTTACCGGAGGCGGCTTTGGGCAAGAAGCGTTTTCAACAAAGA AGCTTCCTCCCAGATCCGATCCTGAGGCTCAAGGGGGTCGTCGGCTTTGGGGGTCACAGCACCAAATGG GCGCTGTGGGCCCTGGACGGGGCTGCTGTTGTGTACCCTTGCCACGCGGTCGTTGTCGCCCTGCGCGTCGAAACCCGGGAGCAGCGTCTCTTCCTCGGCCACACGGACAAG GTCTCTGCTCTGGCGCTGGACGGGAGCAGTTCGCTGCTGGCCTCGGCCCAGGCCCGGCCCCACAGCATGCTGCGTCTCTGGGACTTCCAGACGGGGAGCTGCCTGGCCCTGTTCCGGAGCCCGGTCCACACCATCTCCTCCCTCAG CTTCTCCAATAACGGGGAGCTGCTCTGCGGCGTTGGCAAGGACCGCCATGGGCGGACG ACGGTGCTGGTGTGGGGCATGGCTCAGCTGGGGCGAGGCGGAGAGGCCGTCATCCTCGCGAAGGCGCACAGCGATGCTGATGTCCAGGCGTTCGAGATAGCCGCCTTCGATGAAGCCAG GATGGCGTCGTGCGGGCGGGGCAGCGTGCGGCTGTGGCGGCTCCGAGGGGGGGCGCTGCGCTCCTGCGCTGTGGACCTGGGGGAGCACCACACGCTGGAATTCACCGACCTGGCCTTCGGGCCAGCCCAGAATGGCCACACGCT CTACGTGTGCAGCCGCAGCGGCCACATCCTGGAGATCGACCACCAGCGCATGGCCGTGCGGCATGCTCGCCGCCTGCTGCCCTTGCAGACGCCCCGCGGCCCCCTCGCACCGAAGCGGACCTTCAGTTCAG GCCCCGGCATCGCCATCAACAGCCTCAGCGTCTCCCGGTCTGCGTGCGCAGTGGGCTCCGAGGATGGCTACCTGCGCCTCTGGCCGCTGGACTTCTCCTCCGTCCTCCTAGAGGCAG AGCACGAGGGGCCTGTCTCCTCCGTCCGCGTCAGCCCCGGCGGCCTGCGTGTGCTGTCCACCACGTCCTCGGGTCACCTGGGCTTCCTGGACATCCCGTCTCAGGAGTACCGCCTGCTGGTGCGCTCCCACACTGCCCCGGTGCTGGCCCTTGCCACTGAGCGCAGCCGGGGACAGCTGGCCACCGTGTCCCAGGACCGCACCGTGCGCGTCTGGGACCTGGCGACCCTGCAGCAG CTGTATGACTTCACGTCGCCTGAGGAGGCTCCGCGTGCTGTCGCCTTCCACCCCACTCAGCCGACCTTCTTCTGCGGCTTCAGCAGCGGGGCTGTCCGCTCCTTCAGCCTGGAGGCCGCTGAGGTCCTGGTGGAACACAG GTGTCACCGAGGAGCCATCACTGGCCTGGCCGCCAGCCCCGATGGTCGCTTCCTGTTCAGCGCCTGCTCCCGGGGCGCCCTGGCCCAGTACCACAGCGGTGCGCCCCGGTGCCGCGTCCTACGAGTGGCAG CTAATGTGGTGTGCCAGGAGGCCTGCCCAAGCTCCAGCATCCTGGCAGTCAGTGAGGACAGCTGCCTTCTGGCTTTCGTGGGTCCCTCCAAGTACACGGTGAGCATCGTGGACACAGCCTCGCTGGATGAG CTTCTGAGGGTGAACGTCAGTGCCCTGGACCTGGCTGGCAGCTGCCTGGACTCGGCTGTGGCCCTCTGCTTCGGCCCTTCACCCCCCAGCCACCTGCTGGTGTCCACGTCCTCCAACACGATCGCCGTGCTGGACGCCAGATCGGGCCACATGGTCCGGGAG CTGTCCTGTGGCAACCCCGCGGCCTGCGCCTCCCTGGCCCTCAGCGCGGATGGCCGCTTTCTGCTCACAGCCGCCGAGCGGGCTGTCAGGCTGTGGGACTACGCAATGCAGGCTGGCCTCAGCTGCCAG GTCTGCGCGACACCACCCCCCCAGGTGTACATTGGCCACTCGGAGCCGGTGCGGGCTGTGGCCTTCACCCCCGACCAGCAGCAGCTCCTCAGCGTGGGAGATGCCATCTTCCTCTGGGACATTCTGGTTCCCCGTGAGGGGTGGTCCCCAGGCAG TGTCCAGGGTGCTCCCGGGCCCCCCCCGACCTGCGAAGCAG gcCCAGGTGCAGGAGAGCTGGAGGGCGTGGCGGCCGGGGCCAGAGGGGCCCCCCGGCAGGTGTCCGAATCACCTCCAGTGCTCCCGCCCCAGCCGGGCCTCTGTGCTGGGCCCCCTGAGGACTTTGACG GTGCCCTCTTCCCATCAGACAGGAGCCGTGGCCCCGAGGATCTCCATCAGGCCTCAGGCCCATCCGTGCTGGTGCAGAAGGAGGCTGGCCGGGCTGGTGATGGGGCCTGTGGGGTGACAGGAGGTCCCTGGGACCTCGGCAGACGTCCCCACCCCTGTGGCTGGCCCA GCGTCTGCAGCACAGTGGGAGCCAGGGCCCGGCGCCCCGCTCGCCCAAACTCCTACAGGCACTTCACCGCGCGCTACAAGGCCTCCTCACCGGCCCAG GGCCTCTCCCTGCCGCCTGCCGGCGACGAGTGGCTGCGCCTGAAGGCCGTCGTGGGCTACAACGGGAACGGGCGCACCAACTTGGTCTGGAGCCCGGACACCG GCTTCTTCGCCTACACGTGCGGCTgcctggtggtggtggaggacCTGCACTCGGGCGCCCAGCAGCACTGGCTCGGCCACCCCGAGGAGATCTCCACGCTGGCGCTCAGCCACGATGCCCAG GTCCTGGCTTCAGCCTCCGGCCGAAGCGGTGCTGCTTCCCGCTGCCAGATCCGTCTCTGGGACGTGCCCCGGGGCTCCTGCCGGCAGCTCCTCTCTCACCACGACACCGCAGTCCAGGCACTGGCTTTCTCACTGGATGACAGGCTCCTCATCACACTGG GGGACTGTGGCGACGGCACCCTGGCCTTGTGGAGCACGGCCACCTGCGAGCTCCTGTCCTCCACGCGCCTCCCAGAGCCAGTGCACGGCATGGCCTTCAGCCCCTGGCACACCGGCGAGCTGGCCTGCGTGGGCCAGGGCATTCTCACCCTGCAGCTGCTGTGGGGGCAGGCGGGCGATGTCAGCCTCCAG GCCCACCGGGAGCCAGTCCCTGAGGAGCTGGGGGGCTGCGAGCTGAGCTCGCTCTGCTACGGGGCCGCGCCTCTGCTGTACTGCGGCTCCAACGAGGGCCAGGTGTGCGTGTGGGACACGCGTGCCggctgctgcttcctggcctgggaGGCGGATGAAGGCGAGATCG GAGTGCTGCTGTGCTCGGGCACCTGGCTGGTCAGTGGCAGCAACACGCGGCGGCTGCGCCTGTGGGCTGTGGGGGCCGTGCCGGAGCTGCGGCGCAGGGGCTCAGGGGCCAG GTCCAGCTCTGTGTTTCTGGAGCGTGAGCTGACCCTCGACGGGGCTGTTGTGAGCGCGGTCTTCCACGACAGCATGGACATGGGCGTGGTGGGCACCACAGCGGGCACGCTCTGGTACATCAGCTGGGCCGAGGGCACTAGCACTCGCCTCATCAGTGGCCACCGGAGCAAG GTGAACGAAGTGGCCTTCAGCCCCGACGAGTCCCACTGCGCCACGTGCAGTGACGACGGGAGCGTGAGGGTGTGGTGCGTGGCTAGCACGGAGCTGCTGATCCAGTTCCAGGTGCTCAGCCAG AGCTGCCTCTGCTTGGCTTGGAGCCCCCAGTCGTGCGGATGCCCAGAAGAGCAGCACGTGGCAGCGGGCTACAGCGACGGGACACTGCGTGTCTTCAGCATCCCGCGCTCGGCCGTGGAGCTCAAGATGTACCCGCACACGGCTGCACTCACAgcccttgccttctccgctgACG GTCAGACCATCGTCTCTGGAGACAAGGATGGGCTCGTGGCCGTGAGCCACCTCCGCACAGGGATGACCTTCCGGGTGCTAAGTGACCACCGCGGCGCCCCCATCTGCACTCTCCAGAGCACGAGGAAGGAG TGTGGAGACTTTGGTGCAGAGGGCACGGACCTATGGCTGGCTGCCAGCGGGGACCAGCGAGTCAGCGTGTGGGCCTCTGACTGGCTGCGGGACCACTGTGAGCTCGTGGACTGGCTGAGCTTCCCAGCGCCCAGCCTTGCAGAGGTAGTCCTGGCGGCCCCGTGGGCACagggcccccgccccccaccctgcaCTGTGCCCCCACAGGTTCCCAGCTGCTTGCCACCCTCGCTCGCCGCCTTCTGTCCCTGGGACCCGGCGCTGCTGGTGTGTGCGGGCCTCGGCGTGTCCCCTGAGGTGGCCTTCTACAGCCTCCGCCAGAAGCAG GTGGTGGAGAAGATCCCACTGCCTTTCTTTGCTGTGTCCATGAGTCTGTCCCCTGGGGCCCACCTCGTGGCCATTGGCTTCTCTG AGCGCATGGTGCGGCTGCTGGACTGCGCTTCGGGGACTGTGCAGGACTTCGCGGGCCATGATGACTCTGTGCAGCTGTGTAGGTTTGCCCCGTCAGCCCAGCTGCTCTTCACAGCGGCCCACAGCGAGATCTTGGTGTGGGAAGTCACAGGCCACTGA